Proteins encoded within one genomic window of Bombus terrestris chromosome 11, iyBomTerr1.2, whole genome shotgun sequence:
- the LOC100645133 gene encoding signal transducing adapter molecule 1: MGLFQNSSPFDADVEKATSEKNMSIEWGSMLDICDKVGTSTQNAKECLRSIVKRLYSPDPHIVMQALTLLDVCVINCGKTFHLEIASREFENDLRKLVNHSEPKIAEKMKVLLKKWAENDFKTDPQLNLIPSLYNKLKNEGHDFTSTSDTPKRISVLSKDPNVVTNSQEEEDIAKAIELSLKESKAHSQASSSHSSPASNKYTSLYPNVSSALGASSNSEGRKVRALYDFEAAEDNELTFFAGEIINILDDSDPNWWKGSNQNGEGLFPSNFVTADLSMEPEQFTKLEHSNKKMVQFAEEVEVKTVKREPEVVEVEIDERKMDRLLHLLHEADPQCDNSDPQEMIDLEEQVTAMGPLIDAALEKVDRRHAQLTQLSSDLVDALNLYHTLMREPPPPTPSNYTLPKMPPHINPYQFQNQGPPPPHIFNGVPPPHQTSFPVGGGPPGPYNATMPPNEYMGPASMPNMTLPQHFHVQPAGSHQHPPGGHPHGPPVPEQSNVPYSHQGYPPQTGTMPGPYGPPGPTGHPVSQQPQYAPPNGQHMM, translated from the exons ATGGGCCTTTTCCAGAATTCCTCGCCTTTCGACGCTGACGTTG aaaaggCAACCAGTGAGAAGAATATGTCTATAGAATGGGGAAGTATGTTGGATATTTGTGATAAAGTAGGAACTTCTACCCAAAATGCAAAGGAATGTTTACGGTCGATTGTTAAAAGACTATATTCTCCAGATCCACACATCGTTATGCAAGCGTTAACA TTGTTAGATGTGTGTGTCATCAATTGTGGAAAAACATTTCATCTGGAAATTGCATCAAGAGAATTTGAAAATGACCTGAGGAAGCTTGTTAATCATTCTGAACCAAAGATTGCTGAAAAAATGAAGGTACTTTTAAAGAAATGGGCTGAAAATGATTTCAAAACTGATCCCCAGTTAAATTTAATTCCAAGTTTATACAATAAACTTAAAAATGAAGGACATGACTTTACTTCTACATCAGATACG cctAAACGTATAAGTGTATTAAGTAAAGATCCAAATGTAGTAACAAATTCACAAGAAGAGGAAGACATTGCAAAAG CCAtagaactttctcttaaggaaAGTAAAGCTCATAGTCAAGCATCCTCTTCACATAGCTCACCAGCATCTAATAAATATACTAGTTTATACCCTAATGTAAGTTCTGCACTTGGTGCCTCCAGCAATTCCGAAGGCAGGAAAGTCCGTGCTCTGTATGATTTTGAGGCAGCAGAAGATAATGAATTAACATTTTTTGCAGGAGAAATAA TTAACATATTGGATGATTCTGATCCAAACTGGTGGAAAGGCAGTAACCAAAATGGAGAAGGATTATTTCCCTCTAACTTTGTTACTGCAGATTTGTCTATGGAGCCTGAACAGTTTACaa AATTAGAACACAGTAACAAAAAAATGGTTCAGTTTGCTGAAGAGGTAGAAGTAAAAACAGTAAAGAGAGAACCAGAAGTGGTTGAAGTTGAAATagatgaaagaaaaatggaCAGACTGTTACATTTATTACATGAAGCTGATCCTCAATGTGATAATTCGGATCCGCAAGAAATGATTGATTTGGAAG aACAAGTTACTGCTATGGGACCGTTGATAGATGCAGCTTTAGAAAAAGTAGACAGGAGGCATGCACAGCTAACTCAGTTAAGTTCTGATCTGGTGGATGCTCTTAATTTGTATCATACATTGATGCGAGAACCACCACCTCCTACACCATCAAATTATACCCTACCTAAGATGCCACCTCACATAAACCCTTACCAGTTTCAAAATCAGggaccaccacctccacat ATATTTAATGGAGTACCTCCACCTCATCAAACTTCCTTTCCTGTTGGAGGTGGTCCACCTGGGCCATATAATGCGACTATGCCACCTAATGAATATATGGGTCCTGCAAGCATGCCAAACATGACATTACCACAACATTTTCACGTGCAACCAGCAGGTTCGCATCAGCACCCACCAGGAGGACATCCTCATGGACCACCTGTGCCAGAGCAAAGCAATGTACCTTATTCACATCAAGG ATATCCACCTCAAACTGGTACTATGCCAGGACCATATGGTCCACCAGGACCAACAGGACATCCGGTAAGCCAACAACCTCAATATGCTCCACCAAATGGGCAACACATGATGTAA